Below is a window of Oscillatoria salina IIICB1 DNA.
GGCAACCATCTTTTTTTGCCTGATGCGAAATTGAGCTTCAAATTAGGGAATACTAAAAATAAGACTCTTGGCAAAAAACTCCCAAGAGCTAAGTCAGCGATGAAAAGAGCTTAAGGGGCAATAGCTATGGGCGACCGTTTGCGGTCTAGCGACAACAGCAAGCCAGAGGGTAGTCATCGAAAGGAAGAACGTACTACTATCGTGCCTTCGCCACAAGCCAGTAAAAAATATAAGTCTGGTAGGGGAAAACAACCCTCTGCTAAAAGCGAAGCTGACCTACTGCTTGAATTTGGGATCAAGCAACACCAAAATGGTAAATTCGAGGAAGCGATCGCTAGCTTTAATGAGGCTTACATTGCTTATACCAAATTGGATAATCAGCTTGGGATGGCAAAAGCAGCTTGTTGTCTCGGACTCAGCTTTTATGCCTTAGGAGACTATAACCAAGCAATTGAAAAAACTAAAGAGAGTCTTAAATTAGCTAGAGAAATAGAAGATTTGCGTTTGGAAGGGCAAGTTCTCGATAATCTCGGTAATGCTTATCGCCATCAAGGAAATTATGCTAAGGCAATTGAGTATCAACAACAAAGTTTATTAATTTTACGCCAACTCCAAGATCGCTCGAAACAAATGGCTGTTTTGAATAATTTAGGACTGGCATATAAAGCTTTGGGCGATCGTGAATGTGCGATTGAATGTCAGCGCCAAAGTTTAGCTTTAGCAAAAGCGATTGGTGACTCCCGTACCGAAGAACAAGTGCTGCGAAATCTGGGAAATACTTGCTACGCCATCGGAGAGTACGCTCAAGCAATCGAATACTACGAACAACGTTTAGCTTTAGTTCGCTTACGCGGCGATCGCCGGGTAGAAGCGCAAATTTTGCGAAACTTAGGTAATGCTTGCCACACTCTCGGAGATTACCAAAAGGCGATCGCTTATGGCAAACAACGTTTAAATTCGGCAAGGGCGACTGGCGATCCTCGTTCGGAAGAACAAGCTCTCGGTAGTTTGGGTGTCGCCTACGATGCTTTAGGAAAGTATGCTTGGGCGATTAAATATTACGAACAGCGTTTAACTTTGGCTCGGAAACTTGAAGATCGCCGAGTCGAAGAACAAACTTTAGGCAGTCTCCGCCTTGCTTGCTATGCTTTGGGTGACTATGCAAAATTTTTAGAATATCAGCAATAACTTATGTCACTAGGTTGACTTGGCGATCGCCAAGCCGACACGTCGAGAAATTTATTGTTTCTTAGAATTACCTCATAAAGTTAAAATTGACGACTCTCTGCCCTTCGCGCCATGTTTTTGATAAAAATTAACTATTCTCAGAGCATGATTTGTCAAGTATCGGACTTTAACCTTGGGAGTTCCTCCTTTTGAGCCTCTATTTGCCAGTAGATGTGTCTGATAATATGAGCAAAGTTAGCTGTTTCTCTTGCTGATACAGCTATCTTGACAATAAAATGTTCTATCTAAGATAAGGGTAGGTGTAAAATATGGAATCCAAAACTCAAGCTAATGAAACTGAGGTAACTGACACTCAACAACGTCCAGATTTGGAGGTTGAAACTACTCAAGGTGGTCAAATTGAGAAATTATCTGTCAATGATTCCACGACTACGGGCGTAGAATGGCAAGAATGGGTAAAACCCGTGTCAGATTTTTTGTCAAACGCGGAAAATATCGGTCAGTTTTTTTCTGATTACAGAAAACCTCTAATTACTGTAGCAATATTTTTTGGCAGTTTTGTCGCAGTTAAAGTGACCTTGTCGGTGTTGGATGCAGTTAACGATATTCCTCTCCTCGCACCTTTGTTTGAATTGGTGGGGATTGGTTACACTGGCTGGTTTTTCTTCCGTTATTTGCTCAAGACCTCTACTCGTCGAGAATTGACAGCCGAGTTAGACTCTCTGAAAAAACAATATCTTGGCGAAAATCCCC
It encodes the following:
- a CDS encoding tetratricopeptide repeat protein, giving the protein MGDRLRSSDNSKPEGSHRKEERTTIVPSPQASKKYKSGRGKQPSAKSEADLLLEFGIKQHQNGKFEEAIASFNEAYIAYTKLDNQLGMAKAACCLGLSFYALGDYNQAIEKTKESLKLAREIEDLRLEGQVLDNLGNAYRHQGNYAKAIEYQQQSLLILRQLQDRSKQMAVLNNLGLAYKALGDRECAIECQRQSLALAKAIGDSRTEEQVLRNLGNTCYAIGEYAQAIEYYEQRLALVRLRGDRRVEAQILRNLGNACHTLGDYQKAIAYGKQRLNSARATGDPRSEEQALGSLGVAYDALGKYAWAIKYYEQRLTLARKLEDRRVEEQTLGSLRLACYALGDYAKFLEYQQ
- a CDS encoding CAAD domain-containing protein — its product is MESKTQANETEVTDTQQRPDLEVETTQGGQIEKLSVNDSTTTGVEWQEWVKPVSDFLSNAENIGQFFSDYRKPLITVAIFFGSFVAVKVTLSVLDAVNDIPLLAPLFELVGIGYTGWFFFRYLLKTSTRRELTAELDSLKKQYLGENPQ